The following are encoded together in the Pseudomonadota bacterium genome:
- a CDS encoding peptidylprolyl isomerase — protein sequence MYLTPHRWIAVLPIIMSILPCWAAPETTKAKIANNDLKEEIVLDAIVASVDDKPITLSDLNARLMPPRRLGLREAASDQEAIKTLDAIILERLVELEATAKRLSISDAEVEDYVQEVASRNSMSIKDFQLALAKEGQSIDWYKKQVRFDILRTKLSSAVMRGGASVSDGEIDQYLTDHPVLSHTTTSIKLSTILISSERRSPEELQARVLEVLSALEAGEAFNAVAQRLSDGPNRAEGGSLGLIAEQDLSRDVFDAVFALKAGSHSRPIEGDKGVQIFFIEQRFAAGEDSDNEENQKALRDEARSSIQKQKTQARLSSYFVSDLYKNHSVDKKL from the coding sequence ATGTACCTAACACCCCATCGCTGGATCGCTGTTCTCCCTATTATTATGAGCATCCTGCCATGTTGGGCGGCCCCAGAGACAACAAAAGCTAAGATCGCCAACAACGACTTAAAAGAAGAGATCGTACTCGATGCTATAGTGGCATCGGTTGATGATAAGCCGATCACCCTAAGTGACCTTAATGCACGTTTAATGCCTCCCCGTAGACTCGGCTTGCGAGAGGCTGCGAGCGATCAAGAGGCTATTAAAACGCTCGATGCTATCATCTTGGAAAGGTTAGTTGAATTGGAGGCTACCGCAAAGCGCCTCTCCATCTCAGATGCGGAGGTCGAGGATTACGTACAGGAGGTCGCCTCTAGAAACTCTATGTCGATCAAGGACTTTCAGTTGGCGCTCGCCAAGGAGGGGCAATCGATCGATTGGTACAAAAAACAGGTTAGATTTGACATCTTAAGGACCAAACTCTCCTCGGCTGTTATGCGGGGCGGTGCAAGTGTCAGTGATGGCGAGATCGATCAGTATCTAACCGATCATCCTGTATTATCTCATACAACCACCTCTATAAAGCTCTCCACAATACTTATCTCCTCGGAGCGTCGATCCCCCGAAGAGCTGCAGGCTAGGGTGCTTGAGGTACTAAGCGCACTTGAGGCTGGCGAGGCCTTCAATGCCGTAGCACAACGCCTATCTGATGGACCAAATCGTGCTGAGGGTGGCTCGCTAGGGCTTATAGCCGAGCAGGATCTTAGCCGTGATGTGTTCGATGCGGTCTTTGCACTAAAAGCTGGCTCTCACAGTAGGCCAATTGAGGGTGATAAGGGGGTCCAGATATTCTTTATTGAACAACGCTTTGCGGCAGGCGAAGATAGTGATAACGAAGAGAACCAGAAAGCACTTAGAGATGAGGCTCGTTCATCTATTCAGAAGCAAAAAACTCAAGCGCGCCTCTCTTCCTACTTTGTAAGTGACCTGTATAAAAATCACTCTGTAGATAAGAAATTATAA
- a CDS encoding phosphomannomutase/phosphoglucomutase, whose amino-acid sequence MKINPVIFREYDIRGTVDTELTPEFARILGRAYATLAIENNLNRIGVGYDCRLSSPAYAQALAEGLAEEGLDVVCTEMGPTPQLYFSVFSQDLGGGIQVTGSHNPPDMNGFKILLGKQTLSGAEIQDLQVRCEQVLTKQPTAKRGTISTVDIRQPYINNLIENSRSHMGPRKLKVVVDAGNGVGGMIGPEVLRALGVEVIELFCEPDGRFPNHHPDPTVLKNIQALVASVKNNRADFGIGWDGDADRIGVVDERGEIVFGDMLLLIYGREILAEKPGATIIGDVKCSSLLFNDLRQRGANAIMWKTGHSLIKSKLKETKGDLAGEMSGHIFFKHRFFGFDDALYASSRLVEIMSKHTGPFSSLLAGLPPMLSTPEIRVDCPEEIKFAIAKEAQSAFPDYDVDTIDGVRVNFENGWGLVRASNTQPVLVMRFEALSAELLENYQRIVIERIEGIKERLLR is encoded by the coding sequence ATGAAGATAAATCCGGTTATTTTTCGAGAATATGATATCCGAGGAACCGTAGATACTGAGCTCACACCGGAGTTCGCGCGCATCTTGGGTAGGGCCTATGCAACCCTTGCTATTGAGAACAACCTCAACCGTATCGGAGTTGGCTATGACTGTCGCCTAAGCTCCCCTGCCTACGCTCAGGCACTCGCTGAGGGGCTAGCTGAAGAGGGTCTGGACGTTGTGTGCACAGAGATGGGTCCTACCCCTCAACTTTACTTCTCGGTATTTTCTCAGGATCTAGGGGGAGGTATTCAGGTAACAGGGAGCCATAATCCCCCAGACATGAACGGTTTTAAGATCCTGCTAGGCAAGCAAACGCTCTCTGGTGCCGAGATACAGGACCTACAGGTACGGTGTGAGCAGGTGCTTACTAAGCAGCCCACAGCGAAGCGCGGCACCATTAGCACAGTTGATATTCGCCAACCGTATATCAATAATCTAATAGAGAACTCCCGTTCTCATATGGGCCCCCGCAAGCTAAAGGTGGTCGTTGATGCCGGTAACGGTGTTGGGGGAATGATCGGACCAGAGGTTCTAAGAGCCCTTGGTGTTGAGGTGATTGAACTGTTCTGCGAGCCAGATGGGCGTTTCCCAAACCATCATCCAGATCCGACCGTACTCAAGAATATCCAAGCACTGGTTGCATCGGTTAAGAATAACAGAGCAGATTTCGGCATCGGATGGGACGGGGATGCGGACCGTATCGGTGTCGTTGATGAGCGTGGAGAGATCGTCTTTGGCGATATGCTCCTGCTAATTTACGGCAGGGAGATCCTGGCTGAGAAACCAGGCGCTACGATTATTGGCGACGTAAAATGTTCGAGCCTACTCTTCAATGACTTAAGGCAGCGCGGCGCCAATGCCATTATGTGGAAGACTGGGCACTCGCTTATCAAGAGTAAACTCAAAGAGACCAAGGGCGATCTAGCCGGAGAGATGAGCGGTCATATCTTCTTTAAGCACAGATTCTTTGGCTTCGATGATGCTCTCTACGCCTCTAGCCGTTTAGTCGAGATCATGAGCAAACATACCGGGCCGTTCTCATCACTTCTGGCTGGGCTTCCTCCGATGCTCTCAACACCTGAGATTAGGGTTGATTGTCCTGAGGAGATAAAGTTCGCTATTGCTAAGGAGGCGCAGTCGGCCTTTCCAGATTACGATGTTGATACTATTGATGGGGTGCGGGTTAACTTCGAGAACGGCTGGGGGCTTGTGCGTGCATCGAACACCCAACCTGTACTAGTGATGCGTTTTGAGGCTCTCTCTGCTGAGCTGCTTGAGAATTATCAGAGAATCGTCATCGAGAGGATTGAGGGGATTAAGGAAAGGCTTTTAAGGTAA